A stretch of Gadus macrocephalus chromosome 17, ASM3116895v1 DNA encodes these proteins:
- the LOC132475585 gene encoding uncharacterized protein LOC132475585 translates to MKVFFFIMQETDRKGFREFLRMSVEDFQLLLGKVEPLIKKTDTKMRRAISARQRLSLTLRFLATGESFRSLSFQYRIGRSTVGLIVMETCQALYNVLKEDHMKTPTTESEWREIASGFEDKWQFPHCLGAIDGKHIYIQPPANSGSSFYNYKGRFSIVLMAVVDANYKFIYASVGTQGRMSDASLFGHSDLRSAMDRDLLHFPRPEPLPNTDLIMPYMFVGDEAFPLRSDLIKPYPHRNLDHGQRIFNYRLCRARRTVENAFGILANRLRVFLTNISIEPDKVTCITLAALALHNFLREKSEAYVPPVFVDREDENHRVIAGTWRRGGDLDSVALSRARNATTTAKDQRDLLKAYFQSSEGSVDWQEDMI, encoded by the exons atgaaagtttttttttttatcatgcagGAGACTGATAGGAAAGGGTTCCGTGAGTTCCTGAGGATGAGCGTCGAGGACTTTCAACTCCTTCTGGGGAAAGTTGAGCCTCTCATCAAAAAGACGGACACAAAAATGAGAAGGGCCATCAGTGCCCGACAGAGATTGTCCTTAACCCTCAGATTCCTTGCAACTG GTGAGTCTTTCAGGTCACTGAGCTTCCAGTACAGGATTGGCAGGTCTACTGTTGGCTTGATTGTAATGGAGACCTGCCAAGCATTGTACAATGTTTTGAAGGAAGATCACATGAAG ACACCAACAACTGAGTCAGAGTGGCGTGAGATAGCGAGCGGATTCGAAGACAAATGGCAATTTCCTCATTGCTTAGGTGCAATTGATGGGAAACACATCTACATTCAGCCCCCTGCTAATTCAGGAAGTTCTTTTTATAATTACAAAGGCAGGTTCTCAATTGTGCTAATGGCAGTTGTAGATGCCAACTACAAATTCATTTATGCAAGTGTTGGCACTCAGGGCCGAATGTCGGACGCAAGTCTGTTTGGACACTCAGATCTCCGCAGTGCCATGGACAGAGACCTGTTACATTTCCCCCGCCCTGAGCCACTTCCCAATACAGATTTAATCATGCCCTATATGTTTGTTGGTGATGAAGCCTTCCCTCTCCGTTCTGACCTTATCAAGCCCTATCCCCACAGAAACCTTGATCATGGACAGCGAATTTTCAATTATAGATTATGTAGAGCAAGGCGAACTGTGGAAAATGCATTTGGCATATTGGCAAATAGATTACGTGTGTTCCTAACAAATATTTCTATTGAACCAGATAAGGTAACTTGCATCACCCTTGCTGCCCTTGCCCTCCACAATTTCCTGAGGGAAAAATCAGAGGCCTACGTGCCTCCAGTCTTTGTGGACAGAGAGGACGAGAACCACAGAGTCATTGCCGGAACATGGCGAAGAGGTGGAGATCTTGACTCTGTGGCATTGAGTAGGGCGCGGAATGCCACAACCACT